Proteins found in one Sorghum bicolor cultivar BTx623 chromosome 1, Sorghum_bicolor_NCBIv3, whole genome shotgun sequence genomic segment:
- the LOC8064876 gene encoding 50S ribosomal protein L28, chloroplastic: protein MATATLLSSSFAMPAAAAARRATSSSSSATSLGFATSQLAGLSLSAGAATPTAVALLPKRQQLQPIVARRVCPFTDKKTNRANKVSFSNHKTKKQQFVNLQYKKLWWEAGKRFVKLRLSTKALKTIEKHGLDAVARKAGIDLNKK, encoded by the exons ATGGCGACCGCCACGCTGCTGAGCTCCTCCTTCGCcatgcccgccgccgccgccgcccggagggccacctcctcctcttcctccgccACCTCCTTGGGCTTCGCCACGTCGCAGCTCGCCGGCCTCTCCCTCTCCGCCGGCGCCGCAACTCCAACCGCCGTCGCCCTCctccccaagaggcagcagctccAGCCCATTGTCGCGC GGCGGGTGTGCCCGTTCACGGACAAGAAGACGAACCGGGCCAACAAGGTGTCCTTCTCCAACCACAAGACCAAGAAGCAGCAGTTCGTGAACCTGCAGTACAAGAAGCTGTGGTGGGAGGCCGGCAAGCGCTTCGTCAAGCTGCGCCTCTCCACCAAGGCGCTCAAGACCATCGAGAAGCACGGCCTCGACGCCGTTGCCCGCAAGGCCGGCatcgacctcaacaagaagtgA